Proteins co-encoded in one Candidatus Cloacimonas sp. genomic window:
- a CDS encoding glycosyltransferase family 4 protein — translation MKILMFTWEFPPLISGGLGMACYGMVKALLSQGIKIDLVLPTKELVYFPLREEMDADTLPAVFLEPEKHKEYVTRTFTSLNERLEFIGVTTHPESYFNLSEIKQYSSVIKKHLWSTEITTGEEQELWKEMTANLIGEEDLIKKVQEYTLRANRFAKCLEYDLIHSHDWLTYPSGILAKQISGKPLIVHIHATEFDRAGGPGDPRIHKIEYIGMTYADKVIAVSQYTAQMVMSRYRIDTGKIRIIHNAFSITENSIKNKKRIFKGPTILYLGRVTLQKGPDYFLDMADKVLKVHPEARFILAGTGDMQRQILRRSASLKMKNRFLFTGFLNRKQVERILQAADIYVLPSVSEPFGISPLEAMAYGITAIISKQSGVAEVVHHAFKIDYWDVDLWAETINHLIENPDKCAKIGHEGMKEVQRIQWDDAAEKIRQLYASTLSEVSNTQEIRSS, via the coding sequence ATGAAAATTTTAATGTTTACATGGGAATTTCCTCCCCTAATTTCAGGCGGATTAGGTATGGCTTGTTATGGTATGGTTAAAGCATTACTTAGTCAAGGTATAAAGATCGACCTTGTATTACCTACTAAAGAACTGGTGTATTTCCCTTTAAGAGAAGAAATGGACGCAGATACTTTGCCAGCTGTATTCTTGGAACCAGAAAAGCACAAAGAATATGTTACGCGAACTTTTACCAGTTTGAATGAACGCTTGGAATTCATTGGTGTTACTACGCATCCAGAGAGTTATTTTAATTTAAGCGAAATTAAACAATATTCATCCGTAATCAAAAAACATCTGTGGTCAACTGAAATTACAACAGGTGAAGAACAAGAACTCTGGAAAGAGATGACGGCAAATCTGATCGGAGAGGAAGATTTGATCAAAAAAGTTCAGGAATATACTTTAAGGGCAAATCGCTTTGCCAAATGCCTGGAATATGATCTAATTCATTCTCATGATTGGCTTACTTATCCAAGTGGAATTCTGGCAAAACAAATTTCCGGGAAACCTTTGATTGTGCACATTCATGCTACCGAATTTGATAGAGCTGGAGGTCCTGGAGACCCCCGAATTCATAAAATTGAATACATAGGAATGACCTATGCAGACAAAGTGATCGCTGTTTCCCAATATACTGCTCAAATGGTGATGAGCCGTTATAGAATAGATACTGGAAAAATCCGCATAATTCATAATGCCTTCTCCATTACCGAAAATAGTATTAAAAACAAGAAACGCATATTTAAAGGACCAACCATTTTATATCTCGGAAGAGTTACTTTGCAAAAGGGACCCGACTATTTTTTGGATATGGCGGATAAAGTATTAAAAGTTCATCCTGAAGCAAGGTTTATACTTGCTGGAACAGGTGATATGCAAAGACAAATTTTGCGTCGGTCTGCTTCCTTAAAAATGAAAAACCGGTTTTTATTTACTGGTTTCTTAAATAGAAAACAGGTAGAACGCATTTTGCAGGCAGCCGACATTTATGTTCTGCCTTCCGTTTCAGAACCATTTGGCATATCTCCTTTGGAAGCAATGGCTTATGGTATAACTGCCATTATTTCAAAACAATCAGGAGTCGCAGAAGTTGTGCATCATGCTTTTAAAATTGATTACTGGGATGTTGACCTTTGGGCTGAAACCATAAATCACTTAATTGAAAATCCAGATAAATGCGCTAAAATCGGGCATGAAGGTATGAAAGAAGTCCAACGCATTCAATGGGATGACGCAGCCGAAAAAATTCGTCAGCTGTATGCTTCCACTTTATCAGAAGTTAGCAATACTCAGGAAATAAGGAGTTCTTGA
- a CDS encoding glycoside hydrolase family 57 protein — protein MLNIVFYFQVHQPYRLTHFNVIDIADNAKIFDDKLNGDVMRKVANNCYLPTNKLLLELIQKYEGRFKVAFSITGTALEQFKLYSPETLDSFKRLVDTGCVELLGETYFHSLAFLFDTNEFLDQVYMHRELMQKEFGYYTTTFRNTELIYQDRLSDIIYEIDGFKTIITEGVDRILDWRSPLYAYKNYAKNLNLLLKYYQLADDIAFRFSNRDWPEYPLTVDKFVNWIDQLTLAEKGDKNLFLNLFMDYETFGEHQWATTGIFDFMRHFPDSILKKPHLGFANPKDVSHLANYQQESLSFPKPVSWADEQRDLSAWLGNEMQQNASETLYELINRIKEKGDPELLRTARLLTTSDHFYYMCSKYFQDGDVHKYFSPYDSPDQAYIYYINALAELEELLLR, from the coding sequence ATGTTAAATATTGTTTTTTATTTCCAAGTTCATCAGCCCTACCGCCTCACTCATTTTAATGTTATAGATATTGCTGATAATGCTAAGATTTTTGATGATAAACTAAATGGCGATGTTATGCGTAAAGTGGCAAATAATTGTTATTTACCCACCAACAAACTGCTGCTGGAATTGATTCAAAAATATGAAGGTAGATTCAAAGTTGCCTTTTCTATTACGGGAACCGCTCTCGAACAATTTAAACTATATTCTCCCGAAACGCTCGATTCTTTTAAGCGTCTTGTTGATACTGGTTGTGTTGAATTGCTGGGAGAAACATACTTTCATTCCCTTGCTTTTCTATTTGACACCAATGAGTTTTTGGATCAGGTGTATATGCACAGAGAACTGATGCAAAAAGAATTTGGATATTATACCACTACTTTTCGCAATACGGAGCTGATCTATCAAGACCGTTTATCGGACATTATCTATGAAATTGATGGCTTTAAAACCATTATCACGGAAGGTGTGGATAGAATTCTGGATTGGCGGAGTCCACTTTATGCCTATAAAAACTATGCAAAGAACCTAAATCTCCTTTTAAAATATTATCAATTGGCAGATGATATTGCTTTTCGCTTCTCCAATCGCGATTGGCCTGAATATCCTTTAACGGTAGATAAATTTGTGAACTGGATAGATCAGCTTACATTGGCGGAAAAAGGGGATAAAAACCTTTTTTTGAATCTGTTTATGGATTATGAGACCTTTGGAGAACACCAATGGGCAACTACTGGGATATTTGATTTTATGCGGCATTTTCCTGATTCTATCTTGAAAAAACCGCATCTTGGTTTTGCCAATCCTAAAGATGTTTCTCACTTAGCAAATTATCAACAAGAATCTCTCTCTTTTCCTAAACCTGTTTCCTGGGCTGATGAACAACGCGATTTATCTGCCTGGCTGGGAAATGAAATGCAACAAAATGCAAGTGAGACATTATATGAACTGATAAACCGTATCAAGGAAAAAGGAGACCCAGAATTATTAAGAACGGCAAGGTTACTTACTACTTCCGACCATTTTTACTATATGTGTTCTAAGTATTTTCAAGATGGAGATGTGCATAAATATTTCTCCCCTTACGATTCACCCGATCAAGCATATATCTATTATATCAATGCATTGGCTGAACTTGAAGAATTGTTGTTGAGGTAA
- a CDS encoding sigma-54 dependent transcriptional regulator, producing MKGKILILEDDTVLSEQLANVMRRYEYEVVVTENSDNFFTVLRTFQPDVILLDVFLVGSRLNGIQVLKYLRNNMDLNYKVIVISGEVTSSQINEIRALGAYHFIEKGSAFSINQLLLHIENAITLKKQEEEHIGLQIEYINLKKQFTRSFPFIGESEPIKKVREQIMRLASVDEDMFLIGETGTGKEIAANYYYIYSPRFGKPFHTVNCSALSESLIESELFGHIKGSFTNADRNKSGFFEECSNGILFLDEVTNLSLMSQSKILRAIENKEIQVVGGPLKKVETRLIFASNASLEKLSDERLFRKDLFFRIEGNIVELPPLRDREDDILLLICYFLTSFSSQYSVMDQLDLPALKNDLLSYSWPGNVRELRNFCKFIMINEHKINNAVIKKHLKDKIIHSRYEGDSNLDKYFHIETLKDSMAHFEKDYLLHHLSLNDWNISKTAKAVGIERTTLYKKVKSLGISHIYMED from the coding sequence ATGAAAGGTAAAATTTTAATATTAGAGGATGATACAGTCCTCTCTGAACAGTTGGCGAATGTAATGCGCCGTTATGAATATGAAGTTGTAGTAACTGAAAATAGCGACAATTTCTTTACTGTATTAAGAACTTTCCAACCTGATGTTATTCTCTTGGATGTATTTCTGGTGGGCTCACGCTTAAATGGAATTCAGGTTTTGAAATATTTACGCAATAATATGGATTTGAATTACAAAGTAATCGTCATTTCCGGTGAAGTTACTTCTTCCCAAATAAATGAAATCCGCGCCTTGGGTGCCTATCATTTCATTGAAAAAGGTTCAGCTTTTTCCATAAATCAATTGTTGCTCCATATTGAAAATGCCATCACTTTGAAAAAACAGGAAGAAGAACATATCGGTTTGCAAATAGAATATATCAATTTGAAAAAACAGTTTACCAGAAGTTTCCCCTTTATAGGTGAAAGCGAGCCAATTAAAAAAGTAAGAGAACAAATTATGCGTCTGGCAAGCGTTGACGAAGATATGTTTTTGATTGGAGAAACCGGAACGGGCAAAGAAATTGCGGCAAATTATTATTACATATATTCACCTCGTTTTGGGAAACCTTTTCATACTGTTAATTGTAGCGCTCTTTCAGAATCACTTATAGAATCGGAACTTTTTGGACATATCAAGGGTTCTTTCACCAATGCCGATCGTAATAAATCAGGTTTTTTTGAGGAGTGCAGCAATGGTATTCTATTCTTGGATGAAGTAACTAATTTGTCTTTAATGTCCCAATCCAAAATACTACGCGCCATTGAGAACAAAGAAATACAAGTGGTCGGAGGACCTCTGAAGAAAGTGGAAACGCGTCTGATTTTTGCCTCCAATGCCAGTTTGGAAAAATTGTCCGATGAAAGATTATTTCGGAAAGACCTCTTTTTCCGGATCGAAGGAAACATCGTTGAATTACCACCTTTAAGAGATCGAGAAGATGACATCCTCCTATTAATCTGCTATTTTTTAACAAGTTTCTCTTCTCAGTATAGTGTAATGGATCAATTAGACCTACCAGCTTTGAAAAATGATCTCTTAAGTTATTCTTGGCCCGGAAATGTGAGAGAACTGCGCAACTTCTGTAAGTTTATAATGATCAATGAGCATAAAATAAACAATGCCGTCATTAAAAAACATCTTAAAGACAAAATAATACACTCTCGCTATGAAGGAGATAGCAACCTGGATAAATATTTTCACATAGAAACATTAAAAGATAGTATGGCTCATTTTGAAAAGGACTATTTACTCCATCATCTCAGTTTGAATGATTGGAATATATCCAAAACAGCCAAAGCCGTAGGAATTGAAAGAACTACTCTCTATAAAAAAGTAAAATCTCTGGGAATCAGTCACATATATATGGAGGACTAA
- the tsaD gene encoding tRNA (adenosine(37)-N6)-threonylcarbamoyltransferase complex transferase subunit TsaD: MPSQYILAFESSCDDTSVAILDTDYNIVVNLISSQPEHIEFGGILPEMASRLHLKHILTLTKKALEVSNLNLMDINAIAVSINPGLIGSLIVGLAFAKGLAWSLSLPLITVNHMLSHIFANFIEHKDLKPPFLALVVSGGHTELVQFDTLTSFTVVGKTLDDAAGESFDKTAKLLGLGFPGGPIIDELARKGNPDFIKFPRALPQKNNFNFSYSGLKTAIRTWLVNQEKEVLENNLSDIAASVQQAIIEPLINKSVLWAHQQKIPYLLLAGGVAANSALRKQLTIKAAKYGIKVIYPSLSLCMDNAAMVGAAAIPKFLAGNFASLSVNVSSQKGTRQI; encoded by the coding sequence ATGCCTTCACAGTATATTTTAGCTTTTGAATCTTCTTGCGACGATACTTCAGTTGCAATTTTAGATACCGATTACAACATTGTTGTTAATCTAATTTCAAGTCAACCTGAGCATATAGAATTTGGTGGCATACTTCCAGAAATGGCATCTCGCTTACATTTAAAGCATATACTAACTTTAACTAAGAAAGCACTTGAAGTATCTAATCTTAATTTGATGGATATCAATGCGATAGCCGTTTCCATAAACCCCGGTTTAATTGGTTCGTTGATTGTGGGCTTGGCTTTTGCCAAAGGTCTTGCTTGGAGTTTATCATTGCCTTTGATAACAGTTAATCATATGCTGTCTCATATTTTTGCCAATTTTATAGAACATAAGGACTTAAAACCACCTTTTCTGGCATTGGTTGTTTCCGGTGGACATACTGAACTTGTTCAATTTGATACTTTAACTTCATTTACGGTAGTTGGTAAAACTCTTGATGATGCAGCAGGAGAAAGTTTTGATAAAACAGCGAAGCTTTTAGGATTAGGTTTTCCGGGTGGCCCTATTATTGATGAATTAGCAAGAAAGGGTAACCCTGATTTTATCAAGTTTCCTCGTGCTTTACCCCAAAAAAATAATTTCAATTTCAGTTATAGCGGCTTGAAAACTGCCATTCGAACCTGGCTTGTAAATCAAGAGAAAGAGGTTTTGGAAAATAATCTTTCTGACATAGCAGCGTCAGTTCAACAGGCAATCATAGAACCATTAATTAACAAAAGTGTGCTTTGGGCTCATCAGCAGAAGATTCCTTATCTTCTTTTGGCAGGGGGAGTAGCCGCTAATTCTGCCTTGCGCAAACAGCTTACAATTAAAGCTGCAAAATATGGCATCAAAGTTATCTATCCTTCTCTTTCTTTATGTATGGATAATGCAGCTATGGTTGGTGCGGCAGCAATTCCCAAATTTTTAGCTGGTAATTTTGCTTCTCTTTCGGTTAATGTATCTTCCCAAAAAGGGACTCGCCAGATTTAA